TGTACTTGTTCTAACTGCGGAACAGTAATGGAAGCTCCAAAGAAAAAAGTTAATTCTTAATTGAAAAATAGAAACCTTAAAAGAAACTAATGCAAGCTAAACGAAAACTACGTATAAACGGTCATTCACACTTACTTCCGTATCCAGAAGAAATTCCACAGTACATGAAGGATAAAGGTATTTTTTGGGTTGATAAAGATCGTAAGTATATGTTACAGAAAGATTGGAGTCGTCCTGTAACAGATTCAAGTTTTTTCTTAGAAGAAAAATTAGCTTGGATGGAGCATTTTAAAATTGATCATGCAGTAGTTTTAAACTTATCTCAATTATATGGAAACGGATTACGTTTAGAAGAAATGAAGCAAGCGTTACGTTTTCAAAATGATTTTAATGCTAGAATTCAGCAAGATCATCCAAGTAAATTTACCTGTGGTTTTGTAGTCCATCCTGGTTTTGTTCGTGGAGCTTGTTGGGAGATAGAACGATGTGTTGAACAGTTAGGAATGAATCTGTTATGTTTACCAACACATTACATGGATACTATTGGAACATGGCGTTGTATTTTTGATGAAGAGAATGAACCTATTTTTGAATTAGCTGATAAATATAATTTGGCAGTCGAAATTCATCCTTATGACGGAGAAAAGTTCATCAAATTAGAAAATACAAGTTGGCGTTTTCATTTAATTTGGATGTTAGCCCAGTGTGCAGATGCTTATCACTTTTTAACATTGAATGGGTATTACGAAAAATACCCAAACATGCGTGTATGTTTTGCACATGGAGGTCAGTTAGCACAAATGAATTTAGGAAGAAGAATTCAAGGTTTTGATGGACGTCCTGATTTATTTGATGGTAAAGAACATCCAAGAAAAGCAGTAGGACATAAGAATATTTTCTTTGATACATTAGTTCATGATACGGGTTCTTTAGAATTATTGATAAAAAACCAAGGAGTAGATCAGGTATTAATAGGTTTAGACGATCCCTATCCATTAGGAGAAATGCAGAGCGATAAACAATCATCTTATCCAGGGAAAATTTTAGATTTAGCAATTGACAGAGAAATTATATCAGAAAAAGATAGAGATCAAATGTGGCAGTGTAATGTGTTGCAATGGTTGTTTGGAGATAATGAAACTAAAAAACAAGAACTGGTAGATAAGATTTTAATGTAATATTATAAAAACATAAAAAAAAAGCGTATTTAATTTTTATATACGCTTTTTTTATGTTAATGATGTTTCAAAATTTTAATATTAGTGTTAAATTTTGTTTAAAAGTAAAATTATTAAGTATTTTGCCCAAAATATTTAATAAAATGGTCCCCCTCCGAATCTATTATTTTATGTTTTTCTGTTTCTTAGTACAGAAAATATATGCTTTTCAAGTACCCAATAATTTTATAAAAATTAATACTGAGCATGGAATATCAAATAGTATTATTACTGCTTTAGAGAAAGATAATCTAGGTCAATTGTGGATTGGTACACGCAATGGATTAAATAAATTTGATGGAGAAAATATCACTGTTTTTAAAGCAAATGATTGCAAATTAAATACTTTGATAAGTAATGATATTACCGCTATAAAAAAAGATAAAATAGGTCTTTTATGGATAGGAACTAACATTGGTTTAAACAGTTATAATCTAAAAACTAATGAGTTTAAGAGATATATCATAAAATGTACAAAAGACAAATTGTCTCATTTAATTATAAAGTCAATTTTTCAATTAAAAAATGGAAATCTTTGGATTGGAACTTCTAGAGGGCTTTTTATATATGATAATGATCAGGATACATTTAATCCCGTTAGTATAAAAAGTAGCGACGGGTATGATTTATCAAACCATACAATTACTAGTTTTTTTGAAGACAAAGATGATGTGTGGATAACGACAAATAAAGGACTTTGTAAACTAAATAAACTTGAAAATAAATTAGAATACTATCGTGAAACAAAAGAATTAAATATTCAAGATATTACTTTTTTTGAAACTCATAAACTTTTATTAGCCACTAAAAAAGATGGATTAAAACTTTTTAATAAAAAACTATCTAGATTAATTTCTTCAGACTTAGAAACAAAAATACAATCAAAAGATATTAGAAAATTACAGTATGATAGTCATCATAATTTATGGATTGGAACCTTTGAAGGACTTTATGTTTTAAATCAAAGAAATGAGTTACTAAAACTATACAATCAAAAAGGAAGAAAGGAAAGTTTAAGTAAAAATAGTATCAAAGATATCTATACCGATAAACTTGGAGAAGTAATTGTAGGAACTTATTATGGAGGAATTAATATTTTAAATAATGATTCTTCTTTTAATAAAATATACTATAAGAAAGCGAATAGCTTTAAAAGGTTATCCTTGTGTAATTCTATGACAAGAGATAAAGAAGGTAATATGTTTTTTGTTTCAAAAGGAATTAAGGTGTTTAGTAAAGAAAAAACTTTTAAAAAAGAGTTGAGTGAAAAACTAAGCGTTGGATTTCGAGACAAACAAATCAAAAAAATAAATATTGTTAAATCTCAATTATGGATTACTACTTTAAAAAATGGAATTTTCTATTTCAATTTGGAAACAGAAAAATTTGAGCAAAATGATATTTTAAAGCATTACAATACGAATTTTAAAGGAGTTAGTGTATACGATATTGTACAGTTTAAAAACTATTTAATATTAGGAACCTTTGGTAGTGGGTTGATCGTTTATAACTTAAAAAACTTCAAGTTTATTAAACAGTTTAAAAATAAATTTTCAGAAAGGAAAGTTATAACACACAATCAAATTAGAAGTTTATTATTAGATTCTATAAATAATCACCTATGGATAGGAACTGAAAAAGGAATAACAAAGTTTCAATTTACTGCTGATGAAAAATTTGAAAAACCTAAAATATCTTTTTATTTAAATGATAATGGAGATGTATTAGCAAATAAAATCACATCATTTTTTAAAACGAACAAAGGGAAAATTATAGCAGGTTCATATGAAAATGGCTTGTTTTTGTATGAAAACAATTCATTTCAGTCAGTTTATCAAAATAAAGATAAATTTCAACTTACTTCAATTTACAGTATTCTCGGTCAAGTTAAAACAAGTGTTTTTTTTACAAGTAATATAGGAATAACTAGTTATGATTTAATAACAAAAGAGATAAGACTTCACAATGAATCTAAAACTTTTAAGGGGAATGATTTTTTAATGGGGGCTTGCAGTGTAGATAATTATGGAGATTTTTATTTTTCGACTGTTAATAATGTTATAAGGTTTAATCCAGATAAATTAGAGAAAAAAGATAGGAAAACAGAGATCATTCTCACAAATTTTCAAATCAATCAAAAAGATTCAAATAAGAATTTATTAGGTTTAAATACTGTGTATTTAAATCCAAATGAACATTTTTTTACCATTCAATTTGCTTGTCCAGATTTTAACAATCTTCATAAAAATACATACGCTTACAGATTAAAAGGGTTAAATGCCGAATGGATATATACGAAGCAAAATGAAGCTTCATTTATACCGCAAAAAGCAGGAAACTATATCTTTCAAGTAAAGTTAGCTGATATCCCAAATGCGCAAGTAAAAAGTATACAAGTAAACATAAAGGTACCTTGGTGGAAAACGTATTGGGCTTACAGTTTATATGTTTTATTAATAATAGTGGGGATTTATTTGTATGGTATTAATTATAAGAATAATCTAAAACTTAAATTCAAGTTAGAGAAGCAAAAATTAAAAAGCCAGAATCAAGAAATTTTAAATAAAAACAAAATAGATTTCTTTACTAATATTTCACATGATTTAAGAACTCCGTTAAGCTTAATTTTATTACCGTTACAACAAATTCTTAAGGATTATAATGGGAAAATAGAAATCTTTAAGAAGCTTAAAGTTATTGAAGGAAATGCAAATCAGTTATTAAAATTATCTAATGAAGTATTGTTTTTTAGATCTTTAGAAGAAAGCAAGAGTTTTAAAATTAAAGAAGAAAATATAATATCAATAGTGAAAAATATTTGCAATTCATTTAAAGATTTTGCAGAGCTTAAAAATATTGAATTGTCGTTTACTTCCTCCTCAGATTGTGTCAATCTATATTGTAATAAGCTAAGTTTAGAAAGAGTATTTTATAATTTAATTTCAAATGCATTCAAGCACTCACCTAAAAATGGTAAAGTAAAAATAGGAATTAAAGAAAAGAAAGATGTAATCAATATAGAAGTGTCTAATTTTCAAAAATCACCTTTAAAAGAAAGTGAGATTGGTAATATTTTTAATAATTTTTATTCAAAAGTAGATCCAAATATTTCTTATCAAGACCATGATTCTGGTTTTGGAATAGGACTTTATGTAGCTAAAAAAATTGTCGATTTACATAAAGGGATTATTAAAGTACGTAACAAAAAATCTTCAGAAATTGTATTTAAAGTACAAATCAAAAAAGGGAAGAGTCATTTTGATAAAAATGTGTTTATTGAGGAAAGTACAAAGAATTCAAATTCGGAAATATGTTATCAATATGACGTATTAAACGAACAAAAATTAAACATAAAAAAAATTGATAATTTAAAATTTGATAAAAATAAAAGAACAGTTTTAATTGTTGAAGATAATACTGAATTCAGAGATTTTCTAGTCGATAATTTCAAAAATAAATATAATATTAAGATTGCTGAAGATGGGAAAGAAGGCTACAAAAAAATTATTGAACATCATATAGATTTAGTAATTTCAGACATAAAAATTCCATTAATGGACGGAATAGATTTATGTAAAAAAATAAAACATAATGAAAATACAAATCACATTCCTGTGATTCTTCTTACTTCATTATCTTCTGACGTGGATAGGTTTAATGGTTTATTAGTAGGAGCAGATGGTTATTTTACCAAACCCTTCAATATAAGTGAGTTTAATTTATTAATAAGTAACTTAATAAAAACAAAAGTTAATGCTATTAGTAAAATAAATAATGAGAACGATATTCAAATAGAAAGTAATAGTTATGTTTCTAAAGAAGATGATTTAATAAATAAAGCACATTTCATAGTAGAAAAACATATTGAAGATTATAACTTTAATGTGGCTTTATTTGCAAATGAATTAGGGTTAAGTAGAACAATGTTATTTGCTAAAATAAAAGAATATACAAATCAAACACCCAAAGAGTTTATAACATGTAAACGAATGAAAAGAGCTGCTAAATTGCTAGAAAATAAAGATTTTACAATCTCAGAAGTGGCTTACAAAGTTGGATATAAGGATTGCAAGCATTTCTCTAAAGTGTTTAAACAACATCATGAATTATCACCTAGTGTTTACCGTGACAAGTTTTTTACAGAGTGCTTAAAATAAAAAAGGAAGGCTGTATTTACAGGCCTTCCTTTATAATCAAACTAAATTAAACAAATTACTACATAATTATTATTTGTTTACTCTTTTGAAAGATGTGTTAGCCCATTGTATTCTGGCTTTACCACCTTTTACACGATATGCACCGTATCTAATTCCAGATTCCTTTCCCTTTTGTGGTTGAGGAATATTCCAAGAAAAGTTTTTATTACCAATAACGGCATTAGCATATTGTATTTTTTTACCATTTTTAGTTCTAAATCCAACTTTTAATTCAAAATTGGTAGGTCTTCCTTTATCTATTCTAGTTAACTTAACAAGTTTTCGACCATTTTTACCAGAACCACCTCTGTAATTAATTTGTTCTCTATAAATATCAAAAGCAACTTGTGTTCTTCTTCCTTTTTTATCTTTACCGTAAATTGGTTTAGCTAGGTATAAACAAATAGCTGGGTCTGGGGAGCCAACTCCACCTGTATGTTTTCCTTTAGCTTGAGCGATGTAAGTACCATCATTACCTGAAGAAGTAGTATTACCAACTTGTAATATTCGTACAGTTCCTTTAAATTCTACAAAACTTCCATTTTTCTTGTTGGATCTAGGAAAAGAGCGTTCCATTCTGGGTTGTAATCTACTTCCAAAGTGATTAGAATTCTCAGCTATTTGATAATTACCATAAGTGGTATTTCCTTCTTTAGTTTCAAAATAGTCGGAGAAACAAGTTCGATCATCAATTTTACCATCATTTACTGGGTTTTTTATGTCTACTTCTCTTGTAAACATATTTTTTTTACCAGGATTACAATTTGATAAATTTGAATTCCTATTGTATAAATCGATAGTTTCTTCTGTGGATAGTTTATTATCTTCTTGAGCACTTATAAGCTCATTTTCATTTTGACAAGCAAGTAATAGCATACTTGCGCTGACAATTGATATAATAGATTGATATTTCATTTTAGGGTTTTATTTTTGTGTTCTTTTATAGTTTTACATAGTTGGAGATTTGTTTTTAGTTTGATTATAAAGCCACCTTAAAAAGATGGCTTTGTATTAATTGCTATAGTTTAGAAAGTAAAATGGTTCTTTTCGTTCCATTGTTTTGAATAACTACTACATATATACCTTTTTTGAGAGAAGACGTATCTATTTGAGTACTATTTACATTTTCAACTTCTACTTTTTGGAAAACTTGATTATCAAAGTTTATAATTGAAATACTATTTTTTCCTGAAGTAAGATTTTTTATTGTCAATAAGTTTCCTTTGTTTGGATTAGGGAAAACTGTTGGTTGAATATCAGTATTGATAGAACTTGAAGTAATTTCGTTTTGAGAACAATTAGGTTTTGTTGCAGAATTACTAAAGTAGATTGTAAAATCTTTATCTCTAGAAACCATAACAAAATTGTTTTGATGTTTTGTAACCCAGTACGAACCATCTAAACGATCTATTCTTGAATTGGTAATAGTAACATATGGATTAGGATTAGAGAAACCATATGTCATGTTCTTTTTTAAATCTACATAGTATTTAGGAATTCCATTATCAGTATTTATTGCAAATCTTCTAAGTCTACCTTGAGCTGCATTCCAATTGATTCTAAAACGTCTTAAATTAGCTAAACTAGGTCCGTTGTTACCTAAAATATGAGCATAAGAAAAAGAAACATCATTAAAAGAAGGCAAACCATTTTGTATAGGCGTACCAAAGTTGCAATTATTGTTATTATCTTCTGATGTAACTTTAATAATAATTTCATCTTCCGAAAATGCGCCATTATCATCAGTAGCTTTTACAGAAATCGTATAATCATCTGCTGTAAGATTAGAAATAGTAAATAGATAAGGTTTAGTATTCGTTTCATCTATTTTTTCACCATTAACATAAAGCTCAACATTTTCAATATTTCCATCAGTATCTTCAGCGTTTACGCTAACTTCAATATTTGTGTCTTCTATAAATGTGCTATTGGTATTTGGAGAAGTAATTGTTACTGTTGGTTTTTCATTAGTGTTATTGTTTTCTTTTACTTCAATAGAAACTTCGTCTTCAGAAGAAGCCCCTTCGTTATCAGTAGCTTTAACTGTTAATGTATAGTTCCCAACAGATAAATCCGAGATAGAAAACTCGTATGGCTTTAAGTCATCTTCATCTATTTTTTCACCGTTAAGATAAAGCTCAACATTTTCTATACTTCCATCTGT
This genomic stretch from Tenacibaculum jejuense harbors:
- a CDS encoding amidohydrolase family protein, producing MQAKRKLRINGHSHLLPYPEEIPQYMKDKGIFWVDKDRKYMLQKDWSRPVTDSSFFLEEKLAWMEHFKIDHAVVLNLSQLYGNGLRLEEMKQALRFQNDFNARIQQDHPSKFTCGFVVHPGFVRGACWEIERCVEQLGMNLLCLPTHYMDTIGTWRCIFDEENEPIFELADKYNLAVEIHPYDGEKFIKLENTSWRFHLIWMLAQCADAYHFLTLNGYYEKYPNMRVCFAHGGQLAQMNLGRRIQGFDGRPDLFDGKEHPRKAVGHKNIFFDTLVHDTGSLELLIKNQGVDQVLIGLDDPYPLGEMQSDKQSSYPGKILDLAIDREIISEKDRDQMWQCNVLQWLFGDNETKKQELVDKILM
- a CDS encoding hybrid sensor histidine kinase/response regulator, producing the protein MFFCFLVQKIYAFQVPNNFIKINTEHGISNSIITALEKDNLGQLWIGTRNGLNKFDGENITVFKANDCKLNTLISNDITAIKKDKIGLLWIGTNIGLNSYNLKTNEFKRYIIKCTKDKLSHLIIKSIFQLKNGNLWIGTSRGLFIYDNDQDTFNPVSIKSSDGYDLSNHTITSFFEDKDDVWITTNKGLCKLNKLENKLEYYRETKELNIQDITFFETHKLLLATKKDGLKLFNKKLSRLISSDLETKIQSKDIRKLQYDSHHNLWIGTFEGLYVLNQRNELLKLYNQKGRKESLSKNSIKDIYTDKLGEVIVGTYYGGINILNNDSSFNKIYYKKANSFKRLSLCNSMTRDKEGNMFFVSKGIKVFSKEKTFKKELSEKLSVGFRDKQIKKINIVKSQLWITTLKNGIFYFNLETEKFEQNDILKHYNTNFKGVSVYDIVQFKNYLILGTFGSGLIVYNLKNFKFIKQFKNKFSERKVITHNQIRSLLLDSINNHLWIGTEKGITKFQFTADEKFEKPKISFYLNDNGDVLANKITSFFKTNKGKIIAGSYENGLFLYENNSFQSVYQNKDKFQLTSIYSILGQVKTSVFFTSNIGITSYDLITKEIRLHNESKTFKGNDFLMGACSVDNYGDFYFSTVNNVIRFNPDKLEKKDRKTEIILTNFQINQKDSNKNLLGLNTVYLNPNEHFFTIQFACPDFNNLHKNTYAYRLKGLNAEWIYTKQNEASFIPQKAGNYIFQVKLADIPNAQVKSIQVNIKVPWWKTYWAYSLYVLLIIVGIYLYGINYKNNLKLKFKLEKQKLKSQNQEILNKNKIDFFTNISHDLRTPLSLILLPLQQILKDYNGKIEIFKKLKVIEGNANQLLKLSNEVLFFRSLEESKSFKIKEENIISIVKNICNSFKDFAELKNIELSFTSSSDCVNLYCNKLSLERVFYNLISNAFKHSPKNGKVKIGIKEKKDVINIEVSNFQKSPLKESEIGNIFNNFYSKVDPNISYQDHDSGFGIGLYVAKKIVDLHKGIIKVRNKKSSEIVFKVQIKKGKSHFDKNVFIEESTKNSNSEICYQYDVLNEQKLNIKKIDNLKFDKNKRTVLIVEDNTEFRDFLVDNFKNKYNIKIAEDGKEGYKKIIEHHIDLVISDIKIPLMDGIDLCKKIKHNENTNHIPVILLTSLSSDVDRFNGLLVGADGYFTKPFNISEFNLLISNLIKTKVNAISKINNENDIQIESNSYVSKEDDLINKAHFIVEKHIEDYNFNVALFANELGLSRTMLFAKIKEYTNQTPKEFITCKRMKRAAKLLENKDFTISEVAYKVGYKDCKHFSKVFKQHHELSPSVYRDKFFTECLK